The following are from one region of the Centroberyx gerrardi isolate f3 chromosome 16, fCenGer3.hap1.cur.20231027, whole genome shotgun sequence genome:
- the LOC139916044 gene encoding protocadherin alpha-2-like → MSRRQNRQADWILCAILLCLSDWSAAQISYSVSEEVDKGTVVGNLAKDLNIKIQELQERSLRIVSGYSKRYFEANLRTGELFVDDRIDREELCPNLLKCSLNIEALLSHPMNLYRIEVNIVDLNDNAPLFLEQNHVFNISESSSTGERYPLPIAQDADTGSNSIKSYKLSPNEHFSLDVQSSGEQSVSAELVLQKALDREKQAVIKLTLTAVDGGKPPRSGTLQILVNVIDVNDNTPSFSKSLYKVRVNENVSLGTTILKLNASDLDEGPHSDIRYSFMKRGNVDSAEKFIVDSESGEIIVRANLDYEEITAYELRIQGTDQGASPRSGYSKVLIEVVDINDNAPEISITSLMSPVKENAEIGTVVALVTVTDKDGGQNGFTNCKLSDSVPFKLKSNYKNYYSLIVDGLLDRESASQYNVTITATDEGTPPLSSTGVITVHISDVNDNTPRFPESSINVYVKENSPVGDIVKKIYADDADVDENAKLSYSLLDNSPKDLPISSVVNINSETGDLVALQSFNFEELKTFQFKVQATDSGVPPLSSNVTVNVFILDENDNSPGILAPYSEHGSVNSENIPYSAEAGYFVAKIRAVDADSGYNALLSYHISEPKGTNLFRIGTSTGEIRTKRRMSDNDVKTHPLVVLVCDNGEPSLSATVSIDVVVVESTADIQTQFRHVPIKEESFSDLNLYLLIAIVSVSVIFLLSLISLIAVKCHRTDGSFSRYSAPMITTHPDGSWSYSKSTQQYDVCFSSDTLKSDVVVFPAPFPPVDAELISINGGDTFSRTQTLPNKEKVCCAQ, encoded by the coding sequence ATGAGTCGTCGACAGAACAGACAGGCCGACTGGATTCTGTGCGCCATTCTTCTTTGTTTATCTGACTGGTCTGCAGCTCAGATATCCTACTCCGTTTCCGAGGAGGTGGACAAAGGCACGGTGGTGGGGAACCTCGCAAAGGAtttaaacattaaaatacaGGAATTACAGGAACGGAGTCTTCGGATTGTATCGGGATACAGTAAGAGATATTTCGAGGCTAATTTAAGAACAGGAGAGTTGTTTGTAGATGACAGGATAGACCGAGAGGAGCTTTGTCCGAATTTGTTGAAGTGCTCCTTAAATATAGAGGCATTATTGAGCCATCCTATGAATCTTTATCGCATTGAGGTCAATATTGTTGACTTAAATGATAACGCGCCCTTATTCCTTGAGCAAAATCACGTATTTAACATCTCCGAGTCTTCTTCAACGGGAGAGAGGTATCCGCTCCCGATAGCTCAAGATGCAGATACTGGCAGTAATTCCATAAAAAGCTACAAGTTAAGCCCGAACGAGCATTTCTCCCTGGATGTACAGAGCAGCGGAGAGCAGAGTGTGTCTGCTGAGTTAGTGCTTCAGAAAGCTTTAGACCGGGAGAAACAGGCTGTTATTAAACTGACATTGACCGCTGTAGATGGAGGAAAACCACCGAGATCGGGCACGTTACAGATCCTTGTGAACGTGATAGATGTAAATGATAATACGCCATCGTTTAGTAAATCTCTTTATAAAGTCCGTGTCAACGAAAATGTGTCATTAGGTACAACAATATTGAAGTTAAATGCAAGTGATTTAGACGAGGGTCCACATTCGGACATTAGATATTCTTTTATGAAACGTGGAAATGTGGACTCTGCTGAAAAATTCATTGTTGATTCCGAAAGTGGTGAGATTATTGTGAGGGCTAATTTAGATTACGAGGAAATCACTGCATATGAATTACGAATCCAAGGGACAGACCAAGGCGCTTCCCCTCGTAGTGGTTATTCTAAAGTGTTGATTGAGGTTGTTGATATTAATGACAATGCTCCAGAAATCTCTATAACTTCACTTATGAGTCCAGTGAAGGAAAACGCTGAAATTGGAACAGTGGTTGCATTGGTTACTGTAACTGATAAGGATGGTGGGCAGAATGGCTTTACCAACTGTAAACTCAGTGACTCAGTCCCTTTCAAACTAAAATCAAATTACAAAAACTATTATTCTTTGATAGTTGATGGGCTTCTTGACAGAGAGAGCGCATCACAGTACAATGTCACCATCACAGCTACTGATGAAGGAACTCCACCTCTCTCCAGCACTGGTGTTATCACTGTACACATTTctgatgtcaatgacaacacacCTCGTTTCCCAGAAAGTAgtattaatgtttatgtgaagGAGAATAGCCCTGTTGGAGATATTGTCAAAAAAATATATGCAGATGATGCTGACGTAGATGAAAATGCAAAATTGTCGTATTCATTATTGGATAATTCTCCTAAAGATCTTCCCATTTCATCAGTTGTAAACATCAACTCAGAGACTGGTGATTTAGTCGCCTTGCAGTCTTTTAACTTTGAGGAGTTAAAAACGTTCCAGTTTAAAGTTCAGGCCACAGACTCTGGTGTTCCTCCGCTCAGCAGCAACGTGACTGTGAACGTTTTTATCCTGGATGAGAATGACAACAGTCCCGGGATTCTCGCGCCCTATTCTGAGCACGGCTCCGTTAACAGTGAGAACATTCCCTATTCTGCTGAAGCGGGCTACTTTGTGGCCAAGATCCGGGCTGTAGACGCAGACTCTGGCTACAATGCGCTGCTTTCTTATCACATCTCTGAGCCCAAGGGAACCAACCTCTTCCGAATCGGAACCAGCACCGGGGAAATCAGGACTAAGAGGCGAATGAGTGACAATGACGTGAAGACTCACCCGTTGGTGGTGTTGGTTTGTGATAACGGAGAGCCCTCCCTGTCAGCTACTGTGTCTATTGATGTAGTGGTGGTTGAAAGCACAGCTGACATCCAGACTCAGTTCAGACACGTGCCGATAAAGGAGGAGAGCTTCTCTGATTTAAACCTGTATTTGCTGATCGCCATTGTGTCGGTGTCAGTGATCTTTCTACTGAGCCTCATCAGTTTAATAGCTGTCAAATGCCACAGGACAGACGGCAGTTTCAGCAGGTACAGCGCTCCAATGATCACCACCCACCCTGACGGGAGCTGGTCTTACTCTAAATCTACTCAGCAGTATGACGTGTGTTTCAGCTCAGACACACTGAAGAGTGACGTAGTGGTTTTCCCCGCGCCGTTTCCGCCTGTAGATGCGGAGCTGATCAGTATTAACGGAGGAGACACTTTTAGCCGGACTCAGACTTTACCCAACAAAGAAAAGGTATGTTGTGCTCAGTAA